The Sesamum indicum cultivar Zhongzhi No. 13 linkage group LG9, S_indicum_v1.0, whole genome shotgun sequence genome segment GCACAACTAAATTCACACAGCATGTAATACGAAAGACAGAACCCCTTATTGCAACACTAAACAACTCTACACATGTATACTCATTTCAACCGGCAGAATACCCAGGCACAACTGTTGTAACAACAGTAAGATAGTAATAATAAGGAGAGCGAGTTGGATGAATGCCTTTTCAGTTAGCGCTTCAAAACGACACctcaattgaaatatatatcgAATCCCACAGGACAGAAAACTCACTCAGTGAATAAGATAACAATccacataataataagtaatgGGCAAGAATCCTCATATTCATGTGCCAATAGTACATAGAACTCTATGAATCACGGTACAGAAAGGTCAAGGAAAACAGAAAACAGACAGCGAGCCATGCACAGGGAAACTCGCTCAGTCAAAGCCTCGGGGGTGGCACCAGAGGCCCATCATGCTGGAAAACGCTTTACACGCTCAGATCAGGAGCTTCTCAATGGCATCCTGCATTAGACAAAAATTTGAGATTTGAAAATTCAGATAACTATCAAATAGAGATATTAAATCTTGGttacaagtaaatataaaaccaTCGGCAAAGGTTACCTTCAATTGCTGTATTTGAGATTTCAATTGGCTTCCCTCATTGCTAGTGACTGAACAGGCAATAACTGGTCTGGTAACACCGCATGCCCGACCAAGAGCTTGCTTAGATGGCACAAAAACGTAGGGCACATTCTACAATCATATAAGAAAGATCAGTTAAATTTTTGTCACTGGCAACTGTGATACTCCCAAGTGCATCAAGAAAATTGTCAAATCAGACtctaaattattaacaatCAGAATCAATTACAGTATCATTATTTTAGTTGTCAAATTAACCAATAAAACATCGTCATAAACTCCCTACCTGTCTGGGTTCAATTACCTCATTGCTACTTAATTAATACACGCACAAGCATACACATTTATGTGTATTAATGTTATGCTAAGACAAGATACATGTAAAAACACTATAAATATCCAGGATGTCAAATTCAGTTATAACTTCCAATTGTTCGAACTAGAAGTATACTGCAAACCATCCAAAGTTGCAAGGGAATGCATCAAGCTTTGTGGTCTAGGCAGTAGGCAAAGTAGAACTGAGGATCATTCTATTAGagctccatatatatatagtcggcaaatgatataaattacacatattgCATGCTTCCGGTTGACAGtctgttaaaaaaagaaaaaaaaaaagacaaaacagATGGCTGCGcatatttgtcaaattttatttggaatgtCATGGAATGcattaaatattgtatgatGGATCATAACAAACAGCTTATGTCATATACCAGAAAGGCCTTGTAAATGAAAACATGATACCAGAAGTGGTAAGTTTTATAACAAAATCACAAAGGcaaaaaaaagacaattatCACATAAATTCTGAACAGTTGAAAGATCTTATTAGCACATATAAATGACTATAGTGCATTTTCACCACTTAAGTTTTATATGAAGGGAACAGAGAATGATCAAATAACAACTTTTGACACACCTGAATTATCTGGTGCACGTTCACAATAACTGTGCATTCCACTACTTATAACACAACACAACAACAATTGGAGACTATCTAACCTTCCAAATCCACTGAGAGAAACCCTCCCATGTTCTTCAGTATAGTAGTTACACCActttacttttaatattttcacgtcacatcttttgtttattgcaatttttttctccatcACCAGCAAACTAACATCCCAGTTACACAACATTCTAACAATACAAAACCATATCACCACACAACATTCTAACAATACAAAATCTTATCACCACAAGTATACACAACAAAATTTGAGAACGATGAAACCAATCAATAACTCCTTTCATCACTCAAGATTCAAGAACGACATATACTACCaccaaaatttcaacaaaaatcaGAACTCAACCCTTCGCACAAACCACAACTTCTCACTTAAACAATCTTCACACAGACTATCCACATTCTACTGACACGCATAACTCATCAAGAAgcaaaaaataacacaaacacatttgaaatttgatatggCCCTACAAGAAAAAGTTACCTTATCTTCAGCAAGAAGTGGAAGGTGAAGAAGGATTTCGAGGGGCTCTGTATCAGCCGCCATCACGATGAACTCGGAAATCCCTCTATTCAGAGTCTTAGTtgctgcaataaatcaattaaaacaaACAGTCTCTACAACTCAGCAGCAGCACATGAGTCAAAATACCACATAAACTGAAAGAATACAATAAAGCCtgataaattcataaattaaaaaaaaaaaatcaaagcccACCTTCATTAGCACCCTTCTTGAGTTGTTTGTAATTGGCAGCTTGCTGAACCAAGTCCAGAATAGTTATCGTGAGCTGGGCATCTGCCAACGGGTATGCCTTCGGGTTCACAGCTTCGGCAGTCTATACACAAACACAACATACAGATACATTACGCCAAAAATCTAGGGAAAAACTGTACATATAAACATCAACTATTTGAACTGGGATAGAAAACTGAAGCGGAAACGTTACCATGATGGCGGAGAATTCTAGCGCAGAGGGCGAGTGCCGAAGCTTCAAGGTAAAAGCTTTATAGGGTTTTGGGAGACCTCTGGAACAGAAATTAGGGTTTAGGTGAGTTGGAGGGGTGTTGGCTACTGGGATATATGTAGAGTTAAGATTGGAAAGGAAATTGGGCCAAATATAAAACATGCCCATGACATATATTGAGAGATTTCGGCCCAGTTTCAAGAAGAAAGTCAAAGCCCATTCCCTATGGCCTATGGCTATAATGCTCATAAATGGCAAgtctataagaaaataaaacaaaagtttAAGGACTCGTTTACTTTGTACGATGGAATTAAGATGAGATAGATCCTTtcgtaattttaattatatttttattataattaatgacgGGCCAAGCACATTAATACTGAACTTGGGTTAAATgaagtaaacaaaaaatagaccTTAATTGAGAGAGATATCAAGCTTAATTCTTTTAAGGAGGCCTAAGTATATTAAATCTTGACAGTTGATTCcctcaattttttcaaactattaCAATTTAGTccaaatagtatttttattaaaaaaaagtattttatgcGGATAAAATTCGTCACAACCTTTTAAACTGAATTAgagtaactaattttttaattaaaagatggatatataattatgacaagCACCAGcagatgtaaatgtaatttgtgtaaaatagAAGGGGATTATTTGTCTTTTGATAATGaccattttccatttcttcttcCGCAAAGGTATCATTGTGCTTTCGCGCTTTCCCACAATGTAAATTGTTGCAAATATCTAATAGGGcagttataattttcaatttaataaattatatttataataaatttcaataatattaatataatttacccattgagttatcatataattgctactagagaaaatatttagaaCAGACAGCACCACATGACATCGTTTTCATTTTCCTTGAAACATTAAGCTTGAGAGAAAACAATCTCAACGCGACCAAGATGCAAAATACACAGCCGTCTGAATTTTGAGCGTCGATGGAAGTTTTCTGAATTTACTACATGATATACACTGGAGGAACATGTTctgaaatttacattattcCTCACTACAGttgaaatcccaagttgacaTCCTCATGGTCTTCACATATTGTTACTCTCGAAACAAAGGATGTAATAACTAGAGTTTACAAAAAGAGGGGGCAGAAAAGCAGGAGGGaatggggaaaaaaagaaaggagaagaaaacCCAAGTACTATAGCGGTCACTTCTTGCAGTCTGGTGCAAAGAAGATCCAGTTCGACATGATCCGAGGGACGCAACTAATTTACAAGTCTCTTGAAGGAAATATTCTGGTTGAAGATGTCTCGCCCAATGATACAGAGGCCAAGGATGATGCCCAAACTCGAGCATTTCTTGCCCTTTCATGGAAGTTCCTAGTTTTACACAGCTTTAGCTTGCTCCAAATCCTCTTAACATCAATCAGATGTAGGACATGTGCTAAAAGTTGCCTTGACTCTCCAAAAATGCCCAAGTTCAAATGAGGAATGTATGCCACCCATAGTGCCATTATACGAGACACAATCTCCGggaagaaatatagaaaagCCCTCAGAAAGACAAATACTGCCGAAAGCACTAGATAAGGTTCCATCAAGAAGGTTTCCTTCAACGATCCTCCATTCCAAAGTTGAAACACTTTTGGACCACTCTCTGAGTTGCTTGATGTTTCTTCAACAATATCTACCACTGGGTAGAGCCCtaagaagataaaaatattaaggcATGAGGAAAAAGTCTACCAAATTTCGATTTCCAAAGATTCATGAAAAACATTGATGTTGCCGGTGCAAGCGCCGAGAGAGGTTTGTATAAAAGTGAGTAAGCATCAAAGCATGAGGAATAATAACTGCTACTACAATTAAAGAACCAGGATACATAAGAGAAACAAGCCCATTTTGAAATCAGCACTTCCTTTTTTTCCCCATATCGCATGCAACACACGCCTATCTCCCGCTGGAAACATTTTACAGGAGATTGCATGCAGAATGAATCTACAGCACCTACAGTTTCAGTAGGGCATGCTaatctaatattttcatccatttatGCCTTCAAGATAGGCTAGAAATATTTACTTCAAGCACCATAAGCACTCACTGAGTTCAAGAAAGAATGCATTTGAACTCTACAATTTATAATGAGATTAAGATCATTTACTCATTTTGGATTACAATAGAATGGGTACagaattcatatttaatgatgATGGATGCCTAACCCAAAATACAGGCTTATAACGATATCATCTACTCAAAACTCAGTACCAaccgaaaattaaaaagtctGTTGCGGGTGGTACCTGTAGTTCTTTTGTAGAAATTAATAAGCGACTGGAGATCTTTTCGACCATGATACCTCATCCGTGTTGTCTGATTCAATATGAGTAGTGAGGGC includes the following:
- the LOC105170591 gene encoding NHP2-like protein 1; this translates as MTAEAVNPKAYPLADAQLTITILDLVQQAANYKQLKKGANEATKTLNRGISEFIVMAADTEPLEILLHLPLLAEDKNVPYVFVPSKQALGRACGVTRPVIACSVTSNEGSQLKSQIQQLKDAIEKLLI
- the LOC105170592 gene encoding 5'-adenylylsulfate reductase-like 5 isoform X1, whose amino-acid sequence is MEVSMGKCLCMLLMCVLAESAMSFRLGSSSFVCQRDFKAFVYDLNFQCPFMNPFSSSPIQVDGDSFENAVNSGSKNEYTAVLFYASWCPFSSVFQSKFSTLSSMYPQIKHLMVEQSSAMPRWVFLIVFSRYGIHSVPSLLILNQTTRMRYHGRKDLQSLINFYKRTTGLYPVVDIVEETSSNSESGPKVFQLWNGGSLKETFLMEPYLVLSAVFVFLRAFLYFFPEIVSRIMALWVAYIPHLNLGIFGESRQLLAHVLHLIDVKRIWSKLKLCKTRNFHERARNARVWASSLASVSLGETSSTRIFPSRDL
- the LOC105170592 gene encoding 5'-adenylylsulfate reductase-like 5 isoform X2, which translates into the protein MEVSMGKCLCMLLMCVLAESAMSFRLGSSSFVCQRDFKAFVYDLNFQCPFMNPFSSSPIQVDGDSFENAVNSGSKNEYTAVLFYASWCPFSSVFQSKFSTLSSMYPQIKHLMVEQSSAMPSVFSRYGIHSVPSLLILNQTTRMRYHGRKDLQSLINFYKRTTGLYPVVDIVEETSSNSESGPKVFQLWNGGSLKETFLMEPYLVLSAVFVFLRAFLYFFPEIVSRIMALWVAYIPHLNLGIFGESRQLLAHVLHLIDVKRIWSKLKLCKTRNFHERARNARVWASSLASVSLGETSSTRIFPSRDL